DNA from Streptomyces sp. NBC_01476:
AGCCCCCGCCAGGACCGGTGAGGCTGATGTCGTCCGCGTCGTACGTGCCCTGGCCGTACCAGCCGTGGGTGAAGACGGTCACCGAGGTGGTCCCGGCGCCGGTGGTGAAGGTCGTGCTCAGCGGGCTGTACGCCGCCGCGCTCGGGGTCCAGGTGGAGGCGCTGACCCCGGTGCCGGTCGCACCGAGGTAGACATACGCGCCTCGTACGTACGCGCTGAGCGTGTAGCTCGTGCCGGGCTGTACGGACACGGTCTGCGCGCACTGGGCGAAGTCGCCGGCCGACGCGGCTCCCTGCAGCGCCCGGCTCCCGCTGTGCACGGGGGAGTTGACGACCGAGGCGAGCGGTGAGCAGGTCCAGCCGGTGAGGTTCCCGGCTTCGAAGGTGCCGTTGACGAGCAGGTCGGGGGTGGCCGCTGCGGCCTGCTGGTGGCCGACCAGCGCGGCGGCGCCGAGGACCGCGGCGGCCAGGGCGAGCGGGGCGGTGACGGTTCTGCGCATGACGGGCGTCCTCGCGGGGGGAGTGGGGGGCGCGGAGCTGCCTCCCGATTGGACTGGACCAATGAGTTCGCCGTCAAGAGGCAGCAGCCGCCCGCGGGGCCTTGTCACTGCTCGTCGGCGGCCCGCCGCTCGGCGTCTTCCCCAACCGGAGTGGCCGGAGTGGCCGGGGTGGCCGGAGTGGTCGCGGTGGCCGCACTGGTTCCCGGGCTCCCCTCGGCGCCCTGCGCGTTGAGGCTCCCCAGGATCGCCAGCAGCTCCGCGTTCCGGCTGCCGGGCTCGGCGTGGAAGACGACCAGCAGGAGGCCGTCCGTGCCGCCGATGGCGAGCTTGTCGGACAGCAGGTCGATGTCGCCGACCTGCGGGTGCGTCAGCCGGCTCACCCGGCCGGTCTTCGGCCGTACGTCATGGCGGCTCCACAGCTGCCGGAAGCGGTCGCTGCGGACCGACAGCTCACCGACGAGTTCCACCAGCCGGGGGTCGTCGACATCGGGCCCGACATGCGCGCGCAGGGACGCCACGCCCTCCTGTGTCGCCTCCTCCCAGTCGCGGCGCAATTCCCGGTCCGCCGGATCGAGAAATGCGGCCCGCAGCAGATTCACCCCGGGGGCGTAGTTCGGTGACAGCGCCGCCGCCAATGCGTTGACCGCGAGTACGTCGGAGAATTTGTTCTGCACATACGCGGGATTCGCCGGCCATCCGTCCATGAGCTGCCGAATACTCACCGGCACCCGTTCCGCGCGCGCCGCCGTCCGCTTCCGGGGTGCGGGGCCCGGCCGGCGCGAGGAGCGCTCGCGGGCCAGTTCGATCAGATACGCGCTCGTGTCGGCGTCCAGCCGGAGCACCGCGGCGAGCGCGTCCAGGACCTGGACCGAGGGGTTGCGGTCCCGGCCCTGCTCCAGCCGCAGGTAGTAGTCGGGGCTGATGCCGGCCAGTATCGCGACCTCCTCGCGGCGCAGGCCAGGCACCCGGCGCAGGCCGGCGCTGCGGATACCGACGTCCTCGGGCCTGACGAGTTCCCGCCGGGCCCGCAGGAACTCGCCGAGCGCGTTCGTGCCGTCCATGGTCTCCACGGTAGTTCCGCCCGCGCCCGGGTGACTGTCCCTGCGACACCCAGGAACAGCAGGACACTCCCGCCGTGCCCTCGCATTCCGCACAGTGGAGTCGTGGCAGGTTGTCCCTGACGACCGGAAAAAGCGCTCCTCCCGGGGCCCCAGGAAATCCCCTCCGCGGGACGCGGGAAAGGCGCGGCGCGGAAAAGCGCGGCGCGGGAAAGGCGCGGCACGGGAAAAGCGCCAGGGAAAGCGGCCGCACGCCCTCACCGACCAGGAAAGGCTTCACGACATGACCGACAGCGTCCTCGGCGGGACCCTCACTCTCGCCCCCGACCTCACCATCAGCCGCATGGGCTACGGCGCCATGCAGCTGGCCGGCCCCAACGTCTTCGGGCCGCCGAAGGACCGGGACCAGGCCCTCGCGGTGCTCCGCGCGGCGGTCGAGGCGGGCATCACCCACATCGACACCGCCGACTTCTACGGCCCCGCCGTGGTCAACGAACTGATCAAGGAGGCCCTGCACCCCTATCCGGCCGGCCTGCACATCGTCACCAAGGTGGGCGCGCGCCGCGGCGCGGACGGCGGCTGGAACCCGTCGCTGGCGCCGGAGGACCTCAAGGCACAGGTCCGGGAGAACCTCCAGCACCTCGGC
Protein-coding regions in this window:
- a CDS encoding helix-turn-helix domain-containing protein, translating into MDGTNALGEFLRARRELVRPEDVGIRSAGLRRVPGLRREEVAILAGISPDYYLRLEQGRDRNPSVQVLDALAAVLRLDADTSAYLIELARERSSRRPGPAPRKRTAARAERVPVSIRQLMDGWPANPAYVQNKFSDVLAVNALAAALSPNYAPGVNLLRAAFLDPADRELRRDWEEATQEGVASLRAHVGPDVDDPRLVELVGELSVRSDRFRQLWSRHDVRPKTGRVSRLTHPQVGDIDLLSDKLAIGGTDGLLLVVFHAEPGSRNAELLAILGSLNAQGAEGSPGTSAATATTPATPATPATPVGEDAERRAADEQ